In Kushneria marisflavi, the following are encoded in one genomic region:
- a CDS encoding DUF3750 domain-containing protein gives MTLIKWLAGVLAFLVLLLSGPAGVWWLGGIDTQTRWSSAGRQSVGLAPRAEAFDGAVVQLYGARAFSWRGAFAMHTWIAVKPEGASTYTTYEVQGWRRPTVRTRDGVPDREWFGQPPHLLADLRGAQAARAISHIEQAVDDYPWPQRYRVFPGPNSNTFIAWLIRQVPELDVEMPSLALGKDYLIDDRHVLGQVIGPAPSGTGYQLSIYGLLGVMVARDEGLEFNLLGLVFGIDPLDLAIKWPGIGRLAPAPLYQSQYE, from the coding sequence ATGACGCTGATCAAATGGCTGGCAGGTGTTCTGGCGTTTCTGGTACTGCTGCTGTCAGGGCCGGCAGGGGTCTGGTGGCTGGGCGGCATCGATACCCAGACGCGCTGGTCAAGTGCCGGACGGCAGTCTGTCGGCCTTGCGCCCCGGGCCGAGGCGTTTGATGGCGCGGTGGTTCAGCTTTATGGGGCACGTGCCTTTAGCTGGCGTGGTGCCTTTGCCATGCACACCTGGATTGCCGTCAAGCCGGAGGGGGCCAGTACCTATACCACTTATGAAGTACAGGGTTGGCGGCGCCCCACCGTGCGCACGCGTGACGGTGTACCGGATCGCGAGTGGTTCGGACAGCCTCCACATCTGCTGGCCGATCTGCGAGGTGCTCAGGCTGCGCGTGCCATTTCTCATATAGAGCAGGCGGTCGATGACTACCCCTGGCCGCAGCGCTATCGCGTTTTTCCAGGTCCCAACAGCAATACCTTCATTGCCTGGCTGATTCGTCAGGTGCCCGAGCTTGATGTGGAAATGCCCTCGCTGGCGTTGGGCAAGGACTATCTGATCGATGACCGTCATGTTCTGGGGCAGGTGATTGGGCCGGCGCCCAGCGGCACGGGCTATCAGCTCTCGATCTACGGTCTGCTCGGGGTCATGGTGGCTCGCGATGAAGGGCTTGAATTCAATCTGCTGGGGCTGGTCTTCGGGATCGATCCGCTGGATCTGGCCATCAAGTGG